The following coding sequences lie in one Lolium perenne isolate Kyuss_39 chromosome 2, Kyuss_2.0, whole genome shotgun sequence genomic window:
- the LOC127328925 gene encoding uncharacterized protein has product MVTLADHHKQQPSDGPSPGAADRYPRWVLFEDHRRCENPDAETVAHARTYGGRPVSLSFGLAPPPAMSRLRVEVDGFYIHPRIIAAHRDSVLVQITAPKLGAYVCDDRNYFIYCAGDAAADPSRPPSLSLLPPCYLERGTALLRRGQDEVLVATLNLPVKDQESPIEAELCMLRSGERPEWHLKRLPVIHDEDKLQEVSIWDTDMVIPVGDRFLFWVDYYRGIIYADVWEDTPELRYVSLPVKPNLSRYHKHGRDGSSYRSVGATDCGGTVRFVEVFSRCCCGGHGTTSCARSSYAFNITTWALRMDDMTTWDKVGIVDCDELWSLPGYHGVLPRIKPQYPTISLDDPDVLCFMVRKYPYDMEDVDGDLAIRVIKFDTRLMELRSVFCFEHQSHRPVYFPSAISRYFDASSSRSRTLATAKHHQQGPRSIKQSLPKVAAKASPGEMLMALREIPDLARDDMLRTYNLLVCDESQFKFESLLALPMDMRKDYCLLLCGKLDETP; this is encoded by the coding sequence ATGGTAACCCTAGCGGATCACCACAAACAGCAACCATCCGACGGTCCTTCGCCGGGAGCCGCCGACCGGTACCCTCGCTGGGTTTTGTTCGAGGACCACAGGAGATGCGAGAATCCCGATGCCGAGACCGTGGCGCACGCTCGCACCTACGGAGGCCGCCCCGTCAGCCTCTCCTttggcctcgccccgccgccggcaatgtcgcgccTGCGCGTCGAGGTCGACGGGTTCTACATCCATCCGAGGATCATCGCGGCCCATCGGGACTCCGTCCTCGTACAAATCACAGCACCGAAACTAGGAGCCTACGTCTGTGATGACCGGAACTACTTCATCTATTGTGCCGGTGATGCCGCAGCGGACCCATCCCGGCCGCCGTCGCTGTCGCTTCTGCCCCCTTGCTACCTTGAACGAGGCACCGCGCTCCTGCGCCGCGGCCAGGACGAGGTGCTTGTGGCGACGCTGAATCTCCCTGTTAAGGACCAAGAGTCGCCAATCGAGGCCGAGCTCTGCATGCTCCGATCCGGCGAGCGGCCGGAGTGGCATCTCAAGCGGCTTCCGGTCATTCACGACGAGGACAAGCTGCAAGAGGTTTCCATCTGGGACACCGACATGGTCATCCCCGTCGGCGATCGGTTCTTATTCTGGGTAGACTACTACCGCGGCATCATCTACGCCGACGTCTGGGAGGACACGCCAGAGCTGCGTTACGTGTCCCTTCCCGTGAAGCCCAACCTCAGTAGATACCACAAGCACGGGCGCGATGGGTCGTCCTACCGGAGCGTAGGCGCCACCGACTGCGGCGGCACGGTCAGGTTCGTCGAGGTGTTCTCACGCTGCTGTTGCGGCGGCCATGGCACCACCTCCTGCGCTCGCTCAAGCTACGCCTTCAACATAACCACGTGGGCGCTGAGGATGGACGACATGACGACATGGGACAAGGTGGGCATCGTCGACTGCGACGAGCTATGGTCCCTCCCCGGCTACCACGGCGTCCTCCCGCGCATCAAGCCGCAGTATCCCACCATCAGCCTGGACGACCCTGACGTGCTCTGCTTCATGGTGCGAAAGTACCCCTACGATATGGAAGACGTGGACGGCGACCTTGCGATACGGGTGATCAAGTTCGACACTAGGCTCATGGAGCTGCGGTCCGTCTTCTGCTTCGAACATCAATCCCACAGACCCGTTTACTTCCCCTCCGCCATTTCCCGATACTTCGACGCCTCCTCCTCTCGCAGCCGTACCCTGGCCACGGCAAAGCACCATCAACAAGGACCGAGATCAATTAAACAGAGCTTACCGAAGGTGGCAGCAAAGGCTTCACCCGGAGAGATGTTGATGGCGCTTCGAGAGATACCTGACTTGGCGCGTGATGACATGCTAAGAACATATAACCTTCTTGTGTGTGATGAGAGCCAATTCAAGTTCGAATCTCTTTTGGCGCTTCCAATGGACATGAGAAAGGATTACTGCCTGTTGCTCTGTGGGAAACTAGATGAAACCCCGTAA